The Luteitalea sp. DNA segment ATTCCGCTATTCGCCGGCGGCACGGTCGCCAAGCTCGTCAACGAAGGCTATTCGGGATACCTGATCCGCATGACCAACGACGAGAAGGCGGGCCGTGGCACCACCGTCGGAGCCGTGGTGCTGAACAACGAACGCGACAACGATGCCGTCGCCAAGACGCTCGGCCTGACGAAGGTCTTCAACCTGAACTACCGCAACCACCGCATGGACAACGAGTCTCGCCAGGAAATACGCGGACGGCTCATCCACCTGTTCCGCCTCCTGCGCGTGGACACGATCCTCGGCTACGACCCGTGGGGGCACTACGAAGAGAATCCGGACCACTACGTGACGGCGCAGGTCGTCGAAGCCGCGTGCTGGATGGCGGGATCGAGCCGAGACTACGTGGAGCAGCTGGAGGCCGGCCTCGAGCCCCACGGCGTCGGTGAGAAGTACTATTTTGCGAGGGGCCCGCAGCTGGTCAACCGTATCGTGGACATCAGCGCGACCATCGATCGAAAGGTGGACGCCAACCGCGTCAACGTCACCCAGGGGCCTGCCGGGGAGAACGGCGCTCGCCTGAGGGCCCTGCTCGCGGCCAAGCAACAGCGGTTGCCCCTCCTGGGGAATGACGACGAGACCGCCAATCGCCAGTACATCAAGCACATCGTGCTCGATCTGGACTCCATGCGGCTTCGTGCCGTGCCCTCGGACAGGGAGATAGGTCGGCGCTACGGGCTCGAGTGGGCCGAAGCGTTCCACTACATCGGTCCGGCGGAGAACAGGCTGGCGCGATACATCGCGGAGAACGCGGTGCCGATCTGAGCGGCGCGGCCGTCTTCACGGAAAGCACTTGACATTTCGTCGTGTGGAGTAATACTACACCATAAGCTCCAATTGAGGAGGCAAACTTCATGATGCCGACCCGCGTGACCGACGTTGCTCCGGCCCGCGCCGGCTGTTTGCTCCGCATCACCAGCGCCAGCGGGCTGTTCAAGCCCGCCGAGGCCGCGGTCGCGGAGTTCGTGCTCGCCAACGCCGACCGGGTGCTGCACATGTCGGTGTCGGAAGCGGCGCGCGACGTCGGCGTGGGCGAGTCGACCGTGATCCGCTTCTGCCGCACGCTCGGCTACAAGGGGTACCAGGAATTCAAGATCCGGCTGGCCCAAGACCTCGTGCAGCCGGTCGAATTCATCCACAGCAACATCACGTTCCAGGACAGCGCCGCGGAGCTCTGTCAGAAGGTCTTCGAAACCAACCGGCAGGCGGTCGAGAACACGATGCGCGCCCTGGATCCGGCGATGGTCGAGATCGCCGCCAAGTCGATCGTGCAGGCGCGCCGGATCGACATCTTCGGTGTCGGCTATTCGTACTTTTCAGGCCTCGACGCCAAGCTGAAGCTCGTGAGGTTCGGCCTGACGGCTGACGCGTATGGCGATCCGCACCTGCAGGTCATGGCCGCCGTGTCGCTCAAACCTGGCGATGTCGCGATTGGGATCTCCCACTCCGGGAGCACACGGGACGTCGTCGACGCCCTCGGTCCGGCGCGCAAGGCCGGCGCCACGACCATCGCCATTACCAATTACAGCCCATCGCCGCTTACACGTCTGTCCGACATCGTGCTGCTCACCGCCGCAACGGAATCGCCGCTGGGCGGTGAGGTGCTGACCTCGCGCATCGCGCAGCTGTGCGTGATCGATGCCTTGTCGGTCGCGGTCGCCGTGACGATGGGGGAGAGCTGTCTGGATCTGATCAAAAAGACATCGCAGGCCGTTCGGAAGAAGCGCTACTGATCGTGGTTCGCGCTGGCGGTGGTGACACAGAGCACGCAGCAGTCCGCGTTCGGGGCCCCAGCACCCGGAGGTGTCATGTGAGAAGACGGCATTCGCGAATCGTCGTCATCGTGATCGGTCTGGTCGTCGGTGGTGTGGGTCTCAGCGACGCTCAGACCGAGAAGGGATCCATCACCGGCGTGGTCCAGGACAGTTCCGGTGGAGTGCTGCCTGGTGCGACCGTCACGGTGACGAACCTCGGGACCCAGCTGTCGGCCGAGTATGTCAGCAATGATGCCGGCCGGTACGAAGCGCCATTCCTGACTCCGGGCAGATACCGGATCGCCGCCTCACTGGCAGGGTTCGCGACGGCGATCATCGAGG contains these protein-coding regions:
- a CDS encoding SIS domain-containing protein, whose amino-acid sequence is MMPTRVTDVAPARAGCLLRITSASGLFKPAEAAVAEFVLANADRVLHMSVSEAARDVGVGESTVIRFCRTLGYKGYQEFKIRLAQDLVQPVEFIHSNITFQDSAAELCQKVFETNRQAVENTMRALDPAMVEIAAKSIVQARRIDIFGVGYSYFSGLDAKLKLVRFGLTADAYGDPHLQVMAAVSLKPGDVAIGISHSGSTRDVVDALGPARKAGATTIAITNYSPSPLTRLSDIVLLTAATESPLGGEVLTSRIAQLCVIDALSVAVAVTMGESCLDLIKKTSQAVRKKRY